The following are from one region of the Cyanobium gracile PCC 6307 genome:
- a CDS encoding alpha-amylase family glycosyl hydrolase: protein MFLLPDRFSDGQEASRPLLDRENLNAARPSLPGGSPWRFDKWAISGSGRFQGGSITGITTKLGYLKDLGVTSIWVGPIFKQRCHENNYHGYAIQDFLQIDPRFGTRQNQVGLVNQAHAAGLRIILDVILNHSGENWLYYSSDGDVFNPHYRTVGSYQFGAWRGDHGQPISAINGIEDGVWPQELQDPDYYTRAGKGSLGGENWNNIDNPDTEYRRTDFDGGCRDFKVGNPNVLSALSKCYKYWIALTDCDGFRIDTLKHVSLEEARNFCGSIMEFCANIGKADFFLVDEVAGGDFNQERYINVLEQNFNATLDIGETRIVLNRVSKGLESPKCYFDAFPKNIVFGSSRNLGGRHVSVLDDHVHAFGEKIRFSSDAVSDHQVVAGVAIQLFTLSIPCIYAGTEEALSGPEPSQRQWLPGWNGTNNCYLREAMFGPEHPLRSGIAGLSRFEDTTIPGFVPFGTSGHQCFDPNHPTFKRIASLTTLRGQYPVLRVGRQYVRPISIFGRPFEFLGNGELMAWSRILDDEEAICIVNVNGNQKRGADVLVDAGLSGTVGALTVVLNTAEVVIAPEAVRHPVGSILPIQRTSDGKVYLEVRDVGPSEVLVLVNYP, encoded by the coding sequence GTGTTTCTGCTCCCAGATCGCTTCAGTGACGGGCAAGAAGCCAGCAGACCTCTTCTCGACCGTGAGAATCTCAACGCAGCGCGCCCCTCTCTCCCGGGAGGATCTCCGTGGAGATTCGACAAATGGGCTATTTCGGGTAGTGGACGCTTTCAAGGTGGATCGATTACCGGCATTACCACAAAGCTGGGTTATTTAAAAGATCTCGGAGTCACCAGCATCTGGGTAGGCCCTATCTTCAAACAACGATGCCATGAAAACAATTACCACGGATATGCCATCCAAGACTTCTTGCAGATAGACCCCCGTTTTGGCACCCGACAGAATCAGGTCGGTCTTGTTAATCAGGCACATGCTGCTGGCCTTAGGATCATCCTAGATGTTATATTAAATCACTCTGGCGAGAATTGGCTCTATTACTCTAGTGATGGCGATGTCTTTAATCCTCACTATCGGACAGTAGGCTCCTATCAATTCGGTGCTTGGAGAGGGGATCATGGTCAGCCGATATCCGCGATTAATGGCATTGAAGATGGTGTCTGGCCACAGGAGCTACAGGATCCAGATTATTACACGAGGGCAGGCAAAGGGAGCTTGGGTGGAGAAAACTGGAACAATATCGACAATCCTGATACCGAATATCGACGAACAGACTTTGATGGTGGATGCCGAGATTTCAAGGTCGGCAATCCCAATGTTCTATCGGCTTTGTCGAAATGCTATAAATACTGGATTGCCCTCACTGACTGCGATGGATTTCGTATTGATACCCTCAAGCATGTCTCATTGGAGGAGGCTCGCAACTTCTGTGGATCGATCATGGAGTTCTGTGCCAACATCGGCAAGGCCGACTTTTTCCTGGTCGACGAGGTGGCCGGTGGTGACTTCAATCAAGAGCGCTACATTAATGTTCTTGAGCAGAACTTCAACGCGACACTCGATATTGGCGAAACTCGCATCGTTCTTAATAGAGTTTCAAAAGGTCTTGAGTCACCCAAATGCTATTTTGATGCTTTTCCCAAGAACATAGTATTTGGGAGCAGCCGCAATCTCGGCGGTCGCCATGTGTCAGTTTTGGATGATCATGTCCATGCGTTCGGTGAGAAAATTCGCTTTTCGAGTGACGCGGTTTCCGACCATCAAGTTGTTGCCGGAGTTGCGATTCAACTGTTTACCCTGTCAATTCCGTGCATATATGCAGGCACCGAGGAGGCTCTCTCTGGCCCTGAGCCCTCGCAGCGACAGTGGCTTCCTGGCTGGAATGGCACCAATAATTGCTACCTTCGAGAAGCCATGTTTGGACCCGAGCATCCTCTGCGATCTGGAATCGCAGGGCTATCACGATTTGAAGACACCACAATACCAGGTTTCGTGCCGTTCGGTACATCAGGCCACCAATGCTTTGATCCCAACCACCCAACCTTCAAACGCATTGCATCTCTAACCACTCTGCGAGGACAATATCCGGTATTACGAGTCGGCCGCCAATACGTCCGACCAATCTCCATCTTCGGTCGGCCATTCGAATTCCTCGGCAACGGTGAGTTGATGGCATGGTCACGCATACTGGATGATGAAGAAGCCATCTGTATTGTTAATGTCAACGGTAATCAAAAACGTGGCGCCGATGTGCTGGTCGACGCTGGTCTCAGCGGCACTGTGGGAGCGCTTACGGTGGTTCTGAATACAGCCGAGGTGGTGATCGCTCCTGAAGCTGTGCGTCATCCTGTTGGCAGTATCTTGCCGATTCAGCGGACATCAGATGGGAAAGTCTATCTTGAAGTCCGTGATGTCGGCCCCTCTGAAGTCCTGGTCTTGGTCAATTATCC
- a CDS encoding transposase produces the protein MPCTRSNRFSAAHGAGGRLPLDSEQFLYSRKIPFTATVSEHGHGRDTTWTLRAKQAPGFISEAWPRSSWIIELVVSGKRAGKPSLQRHLFLTSLRTTPKALLQLVRDRWHRLLDTQLHELHEDDHRYGGPGAAVLATLRTLAQNLLALHGHQSVRAGLAAVAHDIGKLLAMAGIRPGWAT, from the coding sequence ATGCCCTGCACACGCAGCAACCGTTTTTCGGCAGCTCACGGAGCAGGGGGCCGACTTCCTCTTGACAGCGAGCAGTTCCTCTACTCCCGCAAGATCCCTTTCACGGCAACGGTTTCAGAGCATGGTCACGGGCGCGACACCACCTGGACACTGAGGGCCAAACAGGCTCCTGGCTTCATCTCCGAGGCCTGGCCCCGCAGCAGCTGGATCATTGAACTGGTCGTCAGCGGCAAGCGTGCCGGCAAGCCCTCCCTCCAGCGGCACCTATTTCTCACCAGCCTGCGCACCACGCCAAAAGCCTTGCTGCAACTTGTGAGGGACCGCTGGCACAGGCTCCTCGACACCCAGCTCCATGAACTCCATGAAGATGACCACCGCTATGGCGGCCCCGGTGCAGCGGTGCTGGCCACGCTGCGCACTCTGGCCCAGAACCTGCTCGCGCTGCACGGCCACCAATCGGTGAGAGCTGGTCTGGCCGCCGTGGCCCACGACATCGGCAAGCTGCTCGCCATGGCCGGGATCAGGCCGGGATGGGCGACTTGA